The following proteins are co-located in the Dromiciops gliroides isolate mDroGli1 chromosome 2, mDroGli1.pri, whole genome shotgun sequence genome:
- the LSM1 gene encoding U6 snRNA-associated Sm-like protein LSm1 isoform X1, translating to MNYMPGTASLIEDIDKKHLVLLRDGRTLIGYLRSIDQFANLVLHQTVERIHVGKKYGDIPRGIFVVRGENVVLLGEIDLEKESDTPLQQVSIEEILEEQRVEQQTKLEAEKLKVQALKERGLSIPRADTLDEY from the exons ATGAACTATATGCCGGGTACCGCCAGCCTCATCGAGGACATTGACA agaaacattTGGTGCTCCTTCGAGATGGTAGGACCCTTATAGGCTATTTGCGAAGCATTGATCAATTTG CTAATTTAGTGTTACACCAGACTGTGGAACGCATTCATGTGGGCAAAAAATATGGCGATATTCCTCGAGGGATTTTTGTTGTCCGAGGAGAAAATGTGGTCCTCCTTGGAGAAATA gacctggagaaggaaagtgacACTCCCCTCCAGCAAGTGTCTATTGAGGAAATCCTGGAAGAACAAAGAGTAGAGCAGCAGACTAAGCTGGAAGCAGAGAAGCTGAAAGTCCAAGCTCTCAAGGAGAGGGGCCTCTCCATTCCCCGAGCAGACACTCTGGATGAGTACTAG
- the LSM1 gene encoding U6 snRNA-associated Sm-like protein LSm1 isoform X2 — protein sequence MNYMPGTASLIEDIDTNLVLHQTVERIHVGKKYGDIPRGIFVVRGENVVLLGEIDLEKESDTPLQQVSIEEILEEQRVEQQTKLEAEKLKVQALKERGLSIPRADTLDEY from the exons ATGAACTATATGCCGGGTACCGCCAGCCTCATCGAGGACATTGACA CTAATTTAGTGTTACACCAGACTGTGGAACGCATTCATGTGGGCAAAAAATATGGCGATATTCCTCGAGGGATTTTTGTTGTCCGAGGAGAAAATGTGGTCCTCCTTGGAGAAATA gacctggagaaggaaagtgacACTCCCCTCCAGCAAGTGTCTATTGAGGAAATCCTGGAAGAACAAAGAGTAGAGCAGCAGACTAAGCTGGAAGCAGAGAAGCTGAAAGTCCAAGCTCTCAAGGAGAGGGGCCTCTCCATTCCCCGAGCAGACACTCTGGATGAGTACTAG